One Desulfuromonadales bacterium genomic window, GCGGGGCTCGGGACGGAAACGGCCCTCGAAATACCGGTAGAGCAGAGCGGCCGCCCGCGGGTTGTTGATCAGGGCAAAGGCCACCCGTTTTTTGGTAAAGGGGGAACCCAGTTGAAAATAGTAGTTGCGATAGCCCTGGAAGACATCGATCTCCTTCCAGGAGAGCCCTGTCAACACCAGCAGTCGGTTGAGGTAGTCGTTTTCCGCATCGCCGCAACGCAGACGGCGCAAGGCCTCGAGCAGAGGGAGGCGCAGGCTGGTAAGCTTGCCGGCGCCGGCGACCGCCCGAACGGAGAAGCTCTTGATGTACATCGGCTGTCCGCCGGCCCTGACGGCGAAATCGACCTCGTCAATGACGTTGAGGTTGAGATTTTCAAGCAGCGGCATGAGTTCGTTCAGATAGCTTTGCCGGGAGCTGTAGAACTGGAGCCGGTAGTGGGGCTCCCGCCTGCCGAACGGCCCCCACAGGTCGAAAAGCTCGCCCGCCGCCGCGAGGCCTTTTTCCAGGTTGGCGATATCCCTGACGGCAAAGCGGGGATGATTCAACGAGCGGTATTCACGGGAAAAGCTGTCGGCATACTTCCGCCAGAGGGTGAGTCCGCGCCCCTCCCCGAAGGCGCGGTCGAGCAGCAGCCGGAGGGTGAAGGGCCAGGGGCGGGCGATCCGGGTGAGACCACGCTCCAGCCGCTCGGCATCCAGCCGAAGACTCTCCTCCCCCGCTTGAACGGCGACGTGCAGGCTGAGATATTCGGCAGAGATATGAATGATCCGGGAGGCGACGGCCGGACTCTTGTAATAGCGGCCCAGGTAGCGTTCCACCCGCGGCTGGTTCTCGTCGGCATAGAAGGCTTTCGGCATGATCACCAGCAGCGTCACCCCGCGTACCGCCAGGCTGCGGACGGCGACGACCTTGACCGCCCCGTGCCGGTAGAGCAGCGTGAAGGAGCGGATGGTTTCCAGCAGCGCCGCCGGCTCCATGAAGAAGAGTTCGATCTTGGGAAAGGCATTGAAGATTTCCACCGTTTTCCGGTAGTCGTGACACCCCTTCGGAATGGCCAGCGCGTCGAGGGCGGCCTCGATCCGGCGCCGCAGCGACGGCACGCTGGACGTCAACTCGTCGGTACTCTGCTCCGAAAAGAGGCCGAGGAAGCTGTGCTCCCGCCAGACGCCTGCCCGGACCGGTTCCCGGAAACCGAGGTAGACCAGGGATTCGGCGCGGAGAACGGGACTGGGAATGCCGGTCGCTTCCACCACCACATCGTTCTGCCGCCACAGGCGCTCACGCCAGGCCGGCTCCAGAGCGTCCAGGGCGCGTCCGCTCTGCAAATCCGGCTCTCCCGGCAGCGGCGCCAGTCCGCCGCGGGAGTCTTCGCCCTCGCAGGCGGTGACCTGGCCGGCGCCCTGCTCCAGTTGCAGGCAGCGATAGGCAAACGGCAGGAAATTGCCGCTGCGCAACCAGTGGCAGAACTCACGGCCGCTGCCCGGGGCGGCGGCGTGCTCCCGCTCCTTCAGCTTCCGGTCGAGCGCCGGCTGGTCGTGATGAACCTGCAGCACGGCCGCCAGGATACTGGCCACCTTCTGCTCAAGTTCGGCGGGGTCCTCGGGAGTTTTTTCCAGCTCGATGACGATCAGCGACTCCCGGGAACCCGCCTCTTCCAGACCGCCCAGCTGGACGGTCTCGCCCCGGTGACGCCGGATCGCGAGAATGGGGTGGGCAACGACCTGAAAGTGGAGCCCCAGGGAGGCGAGGAGCGCCTGGAGGGAATCGAGCAGGAAGGGAGCGTCCGGGGTATTGGTGACCAGAAGGGCACGCCCCTTGGACCCGAAGGGGAGGAATCGGACGGCCGATGGGCCGCGGCGCCTCTCCAGCACGTCGAGAAAAGCCCGCAGCCACTCGGCCAGCTGTGCCGGCGTCGGAGAGGCGAGCCAGGAATACGGCGTATTGGCCACGAACAGGGCGGCCAGGGCCTTGAAGAGATCGAACTTCGCCTCGCTTTCGGCGGCGGCGTGCTGGAGCACCGCTGCAATCTTCGCTTCGAGCTCACTGGCGATGGTGTCTCCACCATGTTCGTCGGCGTATCTGTTCATCGATCCGGATGACTCCGCGGGCCAGGGGAAAAGCAGGAAATCGCCGCACGACTTAAAGATTAAAGGATGGTGTCAAGGTTGACAAGCGTCAGCGCAGCGGCGACCCACTCACCGCGCCGCTGACAGCAAGGTCTCGGCCAGACGGGCAAATTCCGCCAGGGAGAGGGTCTCGCCCCGGCGGACGGGATCGATTCCGGCTGCGGCCAGGGCCGTTTCCACCGCCAGAGCGTCGAAACCGTAGCCGGTCAGGGAATTGCGCAGGGTTTTGCGGCGCTGGGCGAAGGCCCCCTTGACCACCCGGCGGAAAAAATCTTCGTCGGCGATCGCGACCCGCGGGTGCGGAAGCGGCTCGAAAGCGAGGACGACGGAAGTCACTTTGGGGGGCGGGAAGAAGGCCCCCGGCGGCACCAGCGTCACCCGGCGGATGTCGAACCACAGCTGGCAGAAAACCGAAAGGATGCCGTAATCCCTGGTCCCCGGCCTGGCGGCCAGCCGATCGCCGACCTCCTTCTGGAACATGAGAATCAGGCGGCCGAGGCGTTGGCGGTGATCAAGAATCCGGAACAGAATCTGACTGGAGATGTTGTAGGGGAGATTGGCCACCAGCTTGTAGGGAGGGGACGGCAGCAGGCTCTCCCATTCCAGGTTGAGGACGTCGCCCTCGTGCACCGTCAGGTTTTCGGCCGGGCGGGAGCGCAGCGCCGCGGCCAGGTCCCGGTCGACCTCCATGACCACCACCTCCCGGACCAGCGGCAGCATCCGGTCGGTGAGCACCCCGTGGCCGGGACCGATCTCCAGAACCCGGTCGGCAGGCTGCAACTGCGCCGCCGCGACAATCTGGTCGACGACCTGGCGGTCGCGAAGGAAATTCTGGCCGAAGCATTTTTTCGGGCGATGTTCCATGGTGTGATGACCGCTGAAGGTGAAAAGAGGGCCAGTCTGCGGCGGGCAGAGACAAGCCGGACCTATGGGTTACCGACGGCGACGGGGCCAGCGGGGAATGCGCCAGGTCCGGACGCTCGGGATCAGCCGCAGAACCAGCGCATAGCTCAACCCGGCGCAGAGGATGCCGTAAATCAGGCTGCCGAGGCAGAGCGGCAGCAGAACATCCCAGCCGAGGCCGGCAAGCGCCGAGAAAGTGAGCTCGGCGGGGAACTTCACATGGTCCATGCCCAGCAGGATCCGGCCGGATTCATATTCCAGCGCGTAAATGAAAGGGGCCGTCACCGGGTTGGTGATGAAAACGCCGATGATGGCGGCCAGCTTGTTCTCCTTGAGCAGAAAGGCAAAGAAGACGGCAAGGGCGATCTGGAAACCGAAAGTCGGGGTCATGCCGATAAAAATGCCGAGGGCGAACCCCTTGGCAATCTCATCGGGAGTCGCCTGCAGGCGGATGAGGCGCAGCAGGTTGAGCTTGAATTGCCTGAGGAAGGACCAGCGTCGCCACATGCCTGAGTGCTATCTACACCATGGAGTGCTTCACAGGGGGATGCCGGCCTGATCGAGAGGCCAACTGGCCAGCGCATTGAGATCTAGCGAACCGTGGTGACCTGCAGCAAGATAAGCGTCACCGGCTACCGCCAGCATGGCGGCATTGTCGCCGCACAGGGCCGGCGAAGGGAAGTGCACCGACACCCCCGCTTCGGCGCCAAGAGCCCGGAACCGGCTGCGCAGGCCGCTGTTGCAGGCGACGCCGCCGGCCACCACGATCCGGGCAAGACCGTGCAGCCGCGCCGCCTTCAGGGTCTTCTGACAGAGGACATCGACCACCGCCGCCTGAAAACTGGCGGCCAGATCCCGCAGAAGGTCATCGGCCAGCGGGGCCGTCTGTTTCTTCACAAAGTTGAGAACCGCCGTCTTCATCCCGCTGAAGCTGAAGTCGAGGTTGTCCTGGTGCAGCAGCGGTCTGGGGAAATCGATCGCCAGGGGGTTGCCCGCCGCCGCCAGCCGGTCGATCTGGACGCCGCCGGGATAGGGAAGCCCGAGCAGCTTGGCCACCTTGTCGAAGGCCTCCCCGGCGGCATCGTCCAGGGTGCGCCCCAGGATGCGATAACGGCCGACGCCGTCGACGCGGTAGAGGTGGGTATGCCCGCCGGACACCGCCAGGGCCAGGTAGGGATAGGGGACGGGCGCCTCCAGCTGCACGGCCAGGATATGCCCTTCCATGTGGTGCACGCCGATCAGCGGAATCCCGCGGGCAAAAGCGATCGCCTTGGCTGCCGAAAGTCCGACCAGCAGGGCACCGACCAGGCCGGGACCGCGGGTCACCACAATCCCCTCGATCGCCGCCAGGTCGACCCCGGCGCCGGCCAGGGCCTCTTCCACCACCACCGAAATCGCCTCGACATGCTGCCGGGAAGCGAGCTCGGGGACTACCCCGCCGTAGCGGGCATGGACATCGATCTGGGAGGAGACAATGCTGGAGAGAATCTGCCGCCCGTCGCGCACGACGGCGGCGGCGGTTTCGTCACAGGAGGATTCGATGCAAAGTAAAAGCATAGGCAGTTATAAAAGATTCGCTGCCAGTTCGGCCAGGCAGGAACGCTCCCCCTTGGTCAGGGTCACATGGCCGGAGATTTCCTGTCCCTTGAACTTCTCCACGACGTAGGCCAGACCGTTGCTCGAGGAATCGACATAGGGATTATCGATCTGGTAGGGATCGCCGGTCAAGACGATCTTGGTCCCTTCGCCGGCCCGCGTGATAATGGTCTTGATCTCATGCGGCGTGAGGTTCTGCGCCTCGTCGACGATCATGAACTGCTTCGGAATCGAACGGCCGCGGATGTAGGTCAGTGGTTCGATCTCGAGAATTCCCATGTCCACCAGCTCTTTGTAGCCGCGCTTGCGCTTGCCCCGCTCCTCCACGTTGCCGAGCAGCAGTTCGACGTTATCGAAGATCGGCTGCATCCAGGGGGCCAGCTTCTCCTCGACGTCGCCGGGCAGGAAACCGAGATCCCGACCCATGGGAAAGATCGGGCGGGAAACCAGCAAACGGCTGTAACTCCCCTCGTCGGCGGACTTGAGGAGGCCGGCGGCAATCGCCAGCAGCGTCTTGCCGGTGCCGGCCTTGCCGACCAGGGTCACCAGCTGGATATCGTCGTTGAGCAGCAGATCGAAGGCGAACTGCTGCTCGCGGTTGCGCGAATGGATTCCCCAGACCCCGTCTTTGGGCGGCCGGACCAACGGCACCAGCCGCCGCAGGGTCGACTGATAGCGGCAGAGGGCGGTGTGGGAAGGGTTGGCGGCTTCGACCAGGGTGACGTACTGGTTCGGCAGAAATTCCTCCGGCGAATCGAGATATCCCTGCCCATAGAAGCGGTCGACCTCCTCCTTTTCCACCAGGAGCTGAGCGGTGCCCGAATACAGCTCGTCGATCGAAACCTTGTCCGACTCGTAGTCCTCCGCCGGCAACCCCACGGCATCGGCCTTGATGCGCAGGTTGGTGTCCTTGGTGACGAAGACGACGGGGAACGGAGACTCTTCCTTCATCTTCATCGCCACCGCCAGGATGCGGTTGTCCCCCTGGTCGGAGCGCAGTTCCGGCGGCAGTCGCTTGAGCGCCTCCTCGGTAAAGATTGCGACCTTCAGCACCCCGCCCTTCTCCAGCGTCACCCCGTCGATGAGGTGGGCCTGCTTGCGAAAGCCGTCGAGCAGACGCGAGATCTGCCGGGCGTTGCGGCCGATTTCGCTCTGGTCTTTCTTGAACCGGTCGATCTCTTCGATGACGGTGATCGGGATGACCAGATCGTTGTCCTCGAAGCGGAAAATCGCCTGGGGATCGTGCAGCAGAACATTGGTATCGAGGATATAGGTCTTTTTCATGGGGACCTTTCAGGGTTGAAGTCGCCGGCTCGGCCGGGCGCATTCTTTCAGGCCGGGGGACGGGAAGTCACCGCAGCCACGGCGCGCACCAGATGCTCGATCTCCGCCGCGGTCGTGAAATAGCCGGGGCTGACCCGGACCGTGCCGCGGGGAAAGGTGCCGATGGTGCGATGGGCGTCCGGCGCGCAGTGCAAGCCGACCCGGCAGAGGATATCATGATCCCGGTCCAGGAGGAAGCCGACTTCCGCCGGGTCCCGCCCGGTCAGATTGAACGAGAGAACCCCGCCGTGGAAACGGGGGTCGAGAGGTCCGTAAAGCTCGACTTCCGGGATTTCACGCAGCCCGCCGATCAGTTGCGCCAGCAGCTCGGTCTCGCGGGCTCTGACGGCGAACATCCCTTCGCGCCGCAGAAATTCGATGCCGGCCTGCAATCCGGCCAGGCCGGGGGTATTGAGAGTACCGGCTTCGAGCCGCTCGGGCATCGCTTCGGGCGGCAGGTCGGATTGCGAATTCCCCCCCGTTCCGCCGTAGATCAGCGGCCGCAGCGCGATCCCCTCGCGCACGTAGAGCAGGCCGGTTCCCGGCGGTCCCATGAGCCCCTTGTGTCCCGGAACGGCCAGCAGGTCAATCCCCATGCCGGCAACATCCAGGGCAAACTGGCCGGCACTCTGGGCGGCATCGACCAGGAACAAAATCCCCTCCCGCCGGCACCAGGGCCCGATCTCCTCGATCGGCTGCAGGGTACCGGTGACGTTTGAACAGTGGGAGAGGACCACGAGCCGGGTCGGCTCCGCACAGGCCTGCCTGATGGCGGCGGGGTCGACGAACCCGTAACGGTCGGCCGGCACCTTGACCACCGCCACTCCGCGCTCCTGCAGCGCCCGCAGGGGGCGCGTCACGGCGTTGTGCTCCATGGTCGAGGTGACGACCCGGTCGCCGGGCTGCAGCAGGCCGAACAGGGCGACGTTAAGGGCTTCGGTAGCGCTGGCGGTGAAGGCGATGCGGGACGAATCGGCGCTGCCGAACAGCCCGGCAGCCGCTTCCCGGGCTTCGAAAACGATGCGGCCAGCCGCCAGCGCCTCACGATGGCCGCCGCGGCCCGGGCTGGCGGCGAGGCAGCGCAGCGCCTGATCGGCCGCGATGTAGACGGCTTCAGGCTTGGGAAAAGAGGTCGCGGCGTTGTCCAGATATATGGTCATGAGCCTGCAGACTGACTCGGCAGTCGTTCGCGCCGGGGAAATGATTCATGACAGAAGTAGAGCCGCGCGGCTTTCATCAGCAGCGGCACGCTCTGCCGCGGAGGCATGCCGAAAGCTAGCATCGATCTTGACGTTTGGCAACTTAAATTCTCCCCACCCGGCGGCCGCTGGCGAGCGCCGGCCGGCCGGGAAAGCGCCATTCAGGCACACCGGAAAACCGCCCCTTGCGGAGTGTTCATAAAAAATCACCGAAGCGGTTGCCGACACCCTTGACAGCCACGACATCTTGTGGTTTAAATCCGTTGCCCCCGCAAAATATGGGGCCTCTTCTGATAGGCATGCGCTAATAAACGCAACTTCAGTCATTTCGAATCGTTAACCTCCTCATCCCGCAACGAAGGAAGCAGAACCATGAAAAATTCGGCAGCCGCGACCCCCCTGACGACGGAAACCGCCCCCCTCTCACTCTCCAAGAACGCCCTCACCGTCCTCGAGCGCCGCTACCTCAAGCGCGACCTCCAGGGCAAGCCCGTCGAGACGCCGGCCGACATGTTCCGGCGGGTGGCCGACACCATCGCCGCCGCCGAAGACCGGCTCGGCACCGGCAACGACGCGCAGGCGCTCTCCGACGAGTTCTACCGGATGATGACCAGCCTCGAGTTTCTGCCCAACTCCCCTACCCTGATGAACGCCGGCCGCGAGCTCGGTCAGCTCTCGGCCTGCTTCGTGCTGCCGGTGGGCGACTCGCTGGCCGACATCTTCGAGGCGATCAAGCAGACGGCGCTCATCCATAAGAGCGGCGGCGGCACCGGCTTCTCCTTCTCGCGCATCCGGCCGGCCAACGACGTGGTCAAATCGACCAGCGGCGTCTCCTCCGGCCCCCTCTCCTTCATGAAGGTCTTCGACGCCGCCACCGAGACGATCAAGCAGGGTGGCACCCGGCGCGGCGCCAACATGGGAATTCTGCGCATCGACCATCCCGACGTGATGGATTTCATCATGGCCAAGCGCGACCAGAACGTGCTGACCAACTTCAACATCTCGGTCGGCCTCACCGAAGCCTTCATGCGGGCGGTGGAGAGCGACGGCGAATACGACCTCGTCAACCCCCGCTGCCAGACGCCGGTGAAGAAGATGCCGGCGCGCAAGGTCTTCGAGCACATCGTCGACCTCGCCTGGACCAACGGTGAGCCGGGGATCATCTTCCTCGACCGCCTCAACCGCGACAACCCCACGCCGCACATCGGCGAGATCGAGGCGACCAACCCCTGCGGCGAGCAGCCGCTGCTCCCCTTCGAGAGCTGCAACCTCGGCTCGATCAACCTGGTGAAGATGGTCTCGGAGCAGGGCGAACTCGACTGGGAGAAACTCGGCCGCACGGTGCGCCTGGCCGCCCGCTTCCTCGACAACGTCATCGAGGTCAACAACTACCCGATCCCGCAGATCGACGAGATGACCCGCGCCAACCGCAAGATCGGCCTCGGCGTCATGGGCTGGGCCGACCTGCTGATCGTCCTCGGCCTGGCCTACAACTCGGCCGAGGCGGTGCAGCTCGGCGAGAAGGTGATGAAATTCATCACCGACACCGCCCGCGAAGTCTCCTGCGAGCTGGCCGCCGAGCGCGGTCCCTTCCCCAACTTCAAGGGGAGCGTATTCGACAAGAAGGGCGCCAGGCCGGTGCGCAACGCCACCAGCAGCACCATCGCCCCGACCGGCACCATCTCGATCATCTCCAACAGCTCGAGCGGCATCGAACCCCTCTTTGCCGTCTCGTATGTCCGCCAGGTGCTCGACAACGACATTCTCGTCGAGGTCCATCCCCTCTTCGAGAAGATCGCCCGCGAGCGCGGCTTCTACTCCCCTGAACTGATGAAGCTGATCGCCGAGCACGGCACCGTGCAGGACATCGCCGCCGTCCCCGAGGACGTGCGCCGCGTCTTCGTCACCGCCCACGACATCACCCCCGAAGACCATATCCGGATGCAGGCGGCCTTCCAGAAGTACACCGACAACGCCGTCAGCAAGACGGTCAACTTCTGCAACACCGCCACCAAGGAGGACGTCGCCACCGTCTACCGCCTCGCCTACCAGCAGGGCTGCAAGGGGGTGACCATCTACCGCGACGGCAGCCGCGACATGCAGGTCCTCTCGGTGGCAAAGAAGGAGGAGAAGAAGGACGAGAAGGTCGTCCCCATGGAGTCGCACAAGGCCGGCCGCAAGCGGGAGCGCCCGCGCGCCCTGCGCGGCGCCACCTACCAGATGGAGACCGGCTGCGGCCCGCTCTACGTCACCATCAACGAGGACAACCAGGGGCTCTTCGAGCTCTTCACCACCATGGGCAAGGCCGGCGGCTGCGCCGCCAGCCAGTGCGAGGCGATCGGCCGCCTCGTCTCGCTGGCCTGGAGAAGCGGCGTCCAGGCCCGGCAGGCGGTCAAGCAGATGATCGGCATCACCTGCCACAAGCCGGCCGGCTTCGGCGAGAACAAGATCCTCTCCTGCGCCGACGCGGTCGCCAAGGCGATCCAGATGCACATGAGCGAAGCCCTCGGCGAGGTCCACACGCAGAACGGCGGCGCCTGCCCCGAGTGCGGCGGGCCGGTCGAGCACGAGGGGGGATGCTGCGTCTGTCATGCGTGCGGGTATAGTGAGTGTGCGTGACGAAATGAGATGATGAGAGGCCCCCTGGCGACAGGGGGCCTTTGCATTTCTCGGCAGGGCTGAGGGGGATTTTACCCCCCTTTCGTAAAGGGGGGCGAGGGGGGATTTCCGGTTTTTGTGCTTTGGGGCGCGAAAATGAGATGATATAAAGAAAGGCAGTTCCCACCCATCGGAGAGTCGCATGAATCGCGCACAGATCATTCAAAGACTCAGCGAGCACAAAGGGGAGCTTGACGCCTTCGGCGTCCGCTCCCTTTCCCTGTTCGGTTCGGTCGCCCGGGGCGAAGAGCGACCGGGCAGCGACATCGACATCTTGGTCGAGTTCGAGCGGGTCGGTGGCCTGTTCGAGTTCGTGCGATTGAAAAACTACCTCGAAAAGACCCTCGGCCAGCCGGTCGACCTGGTCACCCCCGATGCGCTCAAGCCGCAGTTGCGGGAGAAGATTCTGCGGGAGTCCATCCATGCCTGTTAGGGACTGGCGATTCAGAATCCAGGACATCCTGGAGTGCATGGATCGGATTGCCGAGTACACGGCCGGGATGAGCTACGAGGCCTTCCTGGGCAACCGGCTGGTGATTGACGCGGTCGTGCGCAACCTTGAAGTCATCGGCGAGGCGGCCCGTCACATCCCCGATGATGTTCAGACCCGGTTCCCGCATGTCCCATGGGTCGAGATGAAAGGGATGCGCAACATCCTTATTCACGAATATTTCGGCGTCAGCCTGGAGATCGTCTGGAAGACGGTGCAGGAGAATCTACCGCCGGTGGAGCCGAAGCTGAGAGAGCTTTTGAAAAAAGTCTGAACAGTGTCTATACATCGACAGGCTGTCAAGGTGTAGACCTGACACTGTCGCCTCATCCCTGTCGCCTCATCCAGACTGCATAAACCCTGTTAGCTCCATGGGTAGCAACAATGTTTGATGCAAATTGTGATTCTGAACTTAGACAGGCTCTTGCTGAAGCTGACATAACCGTTCCTCGGAGGACGGAGGGTCGGACGAAAGATCATACAGAGAAGTATGCCATCGCCCACCTCCTCAGCGCCCTTATGCACGCTGGGCTCGTAACGTATCCATTTCGGCTAATCCATCGTGACCGACCAGACTTCCTACTTTATATGGGAGGCGCCAACATTGGTGTCGAGCATGTGGAGGCAATTTCGGAAAACGAAGCCCACAGGGGAGTCATCCGAGAAAGAGGACATGGTCCGCAAGTCTACTTCATTACCCACAATAAACCGGGTGAACGCAGGAAGAAGGCCAATAAGCTACTAAAAGAGATTGAGAAGAATGACGCTGGCAACGGCTGGGTAGGTGATTTGGTAGAGAAAGAATGGGCTGGCGCAATGTCCCATTTTCTTCAGCAGAAAATCAATGTCGTTCGAAAAGAAGGTTTTGAGAGATTCGATGAGGACTGGCTTCTTATCTATGACAACTGGAGTCTACCCTCTTTTGAAATAGAGTATGCAGCTCAAGTCTTTCAAGATCTTATAACCACCAGTGGTGGCCTTCGGGAGTTCAAGCGCATTTTTATCATGTCTGGCAAGAACTTTTGTGAAGTGTCAAGAAAAGGAGTGCGACTGCTCGCAGTTCATGATTTATGGAAGAGAGCTAACCAGGACGCTTGACCGTGTCGCGGCAAAACCCACCGCGCAGGTCAGCGCCAAACCGTTAAGGCACATGAGGTATTCCATGACAA contains:
- a CDS encoding nucleotidyltransferase family protein — encoded protein: MNRAQIIQRLSEHKGELDAFGVRSLSLFGSVARGEERPGSDIDILVEFERVGGLFEFVRLKNYLEKTLGQPVDLVTPDALKPQLREKILRESIHAC
- a CDS encoding DUF86 domain-containing protein produces the protein MDRIAEYTAGMSYEAFLGNRLVIDAVVRNLEVIGEAARHIPDDVQTRFPHVPWVEMKGMRNILIHEYFGVSLEIVWKTVQENLPPVEPKLRELLKKV
- a CDS encoding PhoH family protein codes for the protein MKKTYILDTNVLLHDPQAIFRFEDNDLVIPITVIEEIDRFKKDQSEIGRNARQISRLLDGFRKQAHLIDGVTLEKGGVLKVAIFTEEALKRLPPELRSDQGDNRILAVAMKMKEESPFPVVFVTKDTNLRIKADAVGLPAEDYESDKVSIDELYSGTAQLLVEKEEVDRFYGQGYLDSPEEFLPNQYVTLVEAANPSHTALCRYQSTLRRLVPLVRPPKDGVWGIHSRNREQQFAFDLLLNDDIQLVTLVGKAGTGKTLLAIAAGLLKSADEGSYSRLLVSRPIFPMGRDLGFLPGDVEEKLAPWMQPIFDNVELLLGNVEERGKRKRGYKELVDMGILEIEPLTYIRGRSIPKQFMIVDEAQNLTPHEIKTIITRAGEGTKIVLTGDPYQIDNPYVDSSSNGLAYVVEKFKGQEISGHVTLTKGERSCLAELAANLL
- a CDS encoding vitamin B12-dependent ribonucleotide reductase; amino-acid sequence: MKNSAAATPLTTETAPLSLSKNALTVLERRYLKRDLQGKPVETPADMFRRVADTIAAAEDRLGTGNDAQALSDEFYRMMTSLEFLPNSPTLMNAGRELGQLSACFVLPVGDSLADIFEAIKQTALIHKSGGGTGFSFSRIRPANDVVKSTSGVSSGPLSFMKVFDAATETIKQGGTRRGANMGILRIDHPDVMDFIMAKRDQNVLTNFNISVGLTEAFMRAVESDGEYDLVNPRCQTPVKKMPARKVFEHIVDLAWTNGEPGIIFLDRLNRDNPTPHIGEIEATNPCGEQPLLPFESCNLGSINLVKMVSEQGELDWEKLGRTVRLAARFLDNVIEVNNYPIPQIDEMTRANRKIGLGVMGWADLLIVLGLAYNSAEAVQLGEKVMKFITDTAREVSCELAAERGPFPNFKGSVFDKKGARPVRNATSSTIAPTGTISIISNSSSGIEPLFAVSYVRQVLDNDILVEVHPLFEKIARERGFYSPELMKLIAEHGTVQDIAAVPEDVRRVFVTAHDITPEDHIRMQAAFQKYTDNAVSKTVNFCNTATKEDVATVYRLAYQQGCKGVTIYRDGSRDMQVLSVAKKEEKKDEKVVPMESHKAGRKRERPRALRGATYQMETGCGPLYVTINEDNQGLFELFTTMGKAGGCAASQCEAIGRLVSLAWRSGVQARQAVKQMIGITCHKPAGFGENKILSCADAVAKAIQMHMSEALGEVHTQNGGACPECGGPVEHEGGCCVCHACGYSECA
- a CDS encoding DUF2062 domain-containing protein, which translates into the protein MWRRWSFLRQFKLNLLRLIRLQATPDEIAKGFALGIFIGMTPTFGFQIALAVFFAFLLKENKLAAIIGVFITNPVTAPFIYALEYESGRILLGMDHVKFPAELTFSALAGLGWDVLLPLCLGSLIYGILCAGLSYALVLRLIPSVRTWRIPRWPRRRR
- the tsaD gene encoding tRNA (adenosine(37)-N6)-threonylcarbamoyltransferase complex transferase subunit TsaD, whose protein sequence is MLLLCIESSCDETAAAVVRDGRQILSSIVSSQIDVHARYGGVVPELASRQHVEAISVVVEEALAGAGVDLAAIEGIVVTRGPGLVGALLVGLSAAKAIAFARGIPLIGVHHMEGHILAVQLEAPVPYPYLALAVSGGHTHLYRVDGVGRYRILGRTLDDAAGEAFDKVAKLLGLPYPGGVQIDRLAAAGNPLAIDFPRPLLHQDNLDFSFSGMKTAVLNFVKKQTAPLADDLLRDLAASFQAAVVDVLCQKTLKAARLHGLARIVVAGGVACNSGLRSRFRALGAEAGVSVHFPSPALCGDNAAMLAVAGDAYLAAGHHGSLDLNALASWPLDQAGIPL
- the rsmA gene encoding 16S rRNA (adenine(1518)-N(6)/adenine(1519)-N(6))-dimethyltransferase RsmA; amino-acid sequence: MEHRPKKCFGQNFLRDRQVVDQIVAAAQLQPADRVLEIGPGHGVLTDRMLPLVREVVVMEVDRDLAAALRSRPAENLTVHEGDVLNLEWESLLPSPPYKLVANLPYNISSQILFRILDHRQRLGRLILMFQKEVGDRLAARPGTRDYGILSVFCQLWFDIRRVTLVPPGAFFPPPKVTSVVLAFEPLPHPRVAIADEDFFRRVVKGAFAQRRKTLRNSLTGYGFDALAVETALAAAGIDPVRRGETLSLAEFARLAETLLSAAR
- a CDS encoding aminotransferase class V-fold PLP-dependent enzyme gives rise to the protein MTIYLDNAATSFPKPEAVYIAADQALRCLAASPGRGGHREALAAGRIVFEAREAAAGLFGSADSSRIAFTASATEALNVALFGLLQPGDRVVTSTMEHNAVTRPLRALQERGVAVVKVPADRYGFVDPAAIRQACAEPTRLVVLSHCSNVTGTLQPIEEIGPWCRREGILFLVDAAQSAGQFALDVAGMGIDLLAVPGHKGLMGPPGTGLLYVREGIALRPLIYGGTGGNSQSDLPPEAMPERLEAGTLNTPGLAGLQAGIEFLRREGMFAVRARETELLAQLIGGLREIPEVELYGPLDPRFHGGVLSFNLTGRDPAEVGFLLDRDHDILCRVGLHCAPDAHRTIGTFPRGTVRVSPGYFTTAAEIEHLVRAVAAVTSRPPA